A genomic region of Streptosporangium lutulentum contains the following coding sequences:
- a CDS encoding CynX/NimT family MFS transporter — protein sequence MSVLTHETRGRTGESTGSLAWLLVLGIVLAALNLRTAVTSVGPVLDHISSGLGMSGVGVGLLTTLPVLIFATVGSVTPALSRRTGEHRLLLISLIVLGAGLLLRSMVDSAGVFLFSSALALSGGAVGNVLIPSLIKRHFPGRTGTMTTVYTTALAVGTMLAAAATVPIERAADGNWHVALGVWAALAAVAAIPWLALSRSEPERDSASGGLSPRTLVRSKLAWSVAAYFGTQSMVAYIMFGFLPKILIDGGYTTGQAGLVLGIFTAIGIPVSLVVPWVASKFSDQLPLVAAFVALYTVGFLGLWLAPASLAWIFALLVGVGMGSFPLALTMLALRTRTSEATAALSAFGQSVGYLIAGAGPLLVGMLYESTGGWTTPFLLLLAVVAVQLAAGWYAGRSRYLEDERSLAS from the coding sequence ATGAGCGTGCTAACCCATGAGACAAGGGGCCGCACCGGTGAATCCACTGGATCTCTCGCCTGGCTGCTCGTACTGGGAATCGTCCTCGCCGCACTGAACCTGCGCACCGCGGTCACCAGTGTCGGACCCGTTCTCGACCACATCTCGTCCGGTCTCGGCATGTCCGGGGTCGGGGTCGGGCTGCTCACCACCCTCCCGGTGCTCATCTTCGCCACGGTCGGCTCGGTGACCCCGGCGCTGTCCAGGAGGACCGGGGAGCACCGGCTCCTGCTGATCTCCCTGATCGTCCTCGGCGCGGGCCTGCTGCTCCGCTCGATGGTGGACTCGGCCGGGGTGTTCCTCTTCAGCAGCGCCCTGGCGCTGTCCGGTGGCGCGGTGGGCAACGTGCTCATCCCCAGCCTGATCAAGCGCCACTTCCCGGGCCGGACCGGGACCATGACCACCGTCTACACCACGGCCCTCGCGGTCGGCACGATGCTCGCGGCCGCCGCGACGGTGCCGATCGAGCGGGCCGCCGACGGCAACTGGCACGTTGCCCTCGGGGTGTGGGCGGCGCTGGCCGCTGTCGCCGCCATTCCGTGGCTTGCGCTGTCGCGCAGTGAGCCGGAGCGGGACAGCGCAAGCGGGGGACTCAGTCCCCGGACACTTGTGCGGAGCAAGCTGGCCTGGTCGGTCGCCGCGTACTTCGGCACGCAGAGCATGGTCGCCTACATCATGTTCGGCTTCCTGCCCAAGATCCTCATCGACGGCGGCTACACCACGGGGCAGGCCGGGCTGGTGCTGGGCATCTTCACCGCGATCGGCATCCCGGTCTCGCTGGTCGTGCCCTGGGTCGCGTCCAAGTTCTCCGACCAGCTGCCCCTGGTGGCCGCGTTCGTGGCCCTCTACACGGTCGGCTTCCTCGGCCTCTGGCTCGCGCCCGCCTCCCTGGCCTGGATCTTCGCGCTCCTGGTCGGCGTGGGGATGGGATCGTTCCCGCTCGCGCTGACCATGCTCGCCCTGCGCACCCGCACCTCCGAGGCGACGGCCGCGCTGTCGGCCTTCGGGCAGAGCGTCGGATACCTCATCGCGGGCGCCGGACCCCTGCTCGTCGGCATGCTGTACGAGTCGACCGGCGGCTGGACGACGCCGTTCCTGCTTCTGCTCGCGGTGGTCGCCGTGCAACTGGCGGCCGGGTGGTACGCGGGCCGCTCCCGCTATCTGGAGGATGAGCGGAGCCTCGCGAGCTGA
- a CDS encoding SAM-dependent methyltransferase, with translation MSEEEAPRGVDPHIPNAARMYDYYLGGKNNFAADRMVGDMVLGVAPEMREVARQGRELIARVVRHLVGEAGIRQIIDLGSGLPTQENVHEIAHRIAPDTRVVYVDHDEVVCAHGRALLAEPQKVIMLQGDLRKPQEIIDSPEVRAIIDFREPVAVLMMFLLHLVPDEDGPQEIVAAYRAALPAGGCLAVSHASTDARPETMARISAIYERANSPFVPRSREEISGFFGDFEMVSPGLVNVWPFLEPPEFVSQELASMGYSGVGRKL, from the coding sequence GTGTCCGAAGAAGAGGCACCCCGGGGCGTCGATCCGCACATCCCGAACGCGGCGCGGATGTACGACTACTACCTCGGCGGCAAGAACAACTTCGCCGCGGACCGGATGGTCGGCGACATGGTGCTCGGCGTGGCCCCGGAGATGCGCGAGGTCGCACGGCAGGGACGTGAGCTCATCGCCCGGGTCGTGAGGCATCTGGTCGGCGAGGCGGGAATCCGTCAGATCATCGACCTCGGCTCCGGTCTGCCGACCCAGGAGAACGTGCACGAGATCGCTCACCGGATCGCCCCGGACACCCGTGTGGTCTACGTCGACCACGACGAGGTCGTCTGCGCCCACGGCCGCGCGCTTCTCGCCGAGCCCCAGAAAGTGATCATGCTCCAGGGGGACCTGCGCAAGCCTCAGGAGATCATCGATTCTCCCGAGGTTCGCGCGATCATCGACTTCCGCGAGCCGGTCGCGGTGCTGATGATGTTCCTGCTCCATCTCGTCCCGGACGAGGACGGGCCGCAGGAGATCGTCGCCGCCTACCGGGCCGCCCTCCCGGCGGGCGGTTGTCTGGCCGTCTCGCACGCGAGCACCGACGCCCGTCCCGAGACCATGGCCCGCATCTCGGCCATCTACGAGCGGGCGAACTCGCCGTTCGTGCCCAGAAGCCGTGAGGAGATCTCCGGCTTCTTCGGCGACTTCGAGATGGTCAGCCCCGGGCTGGTCAACGTCTGGCCGTTCCTCGAACCGCCCGAGTTCGTGAGCCAGGAGCTGGCGAGCATGGGCTACAGCGGGGTCGGCAGGAAGCTCTGA
- a CDS encoding FAD-dependent oxidoreductase, protein MKREISIIGGGLAGLTAAIACAEGGARVTVHEAHRALGGRARSTAAPYIANDGTHVFYSDGAPWRWMAARGLVQPFRRPMLGEFLRLRFRHRGRVTPAPPRHLLRALARRRLTAPVDEDFRTWACRHLGEEAMEAVAGLVGVITYDADPGRLSAAFVWERALRVGAPRYPAARYVVGGWGRVIDRMAAHARGLGVRIETGSRVDRLPEDVPVIVATSLDAARTLFGDESLRWESGKAVLLDLGLSRHPRDLFLVFDLDEGGFLEQYGRPDASLAPAGHTLVQLEMPVRAGESRAEAISRVERLADSGLPGWRERTTWRREAVSTGRTGALDLPGLSWRDRPAIDRGNGVWLSGDSVAAPGLLSEVSVHSALTAAKAALKTVGPRVSV, encoded by the coding sequence ATGAAACGAGAGATCAGCATCATCGGCGGCGGCCTCGCCGGACTCACCGCGGCCATCGCCTGCGCCGAGGGCGGTGCGCGGGTCACCGTCCACGAGGCCCACAGGGCACTCGGCGGCCGGGCCCGCAGTACCGCCGCGCCGTACATCGCCAATGACGGCACCCATGTCTTCTACTCCGACGGCGCGCCGTGGCGCTGGATGGCGGCCAGGGGGCTGGTCCAGCCGTTCCGCAGGCCCATGCTCGGCGAGTTCCTCAGGCTCAGGTTCCGCCATCGCGGTCGCGTGACCCCGGCCCCGCCCCGGCACCTGCTGAGGGCGCTCGCCAGGCGGCGGCTCACGGCCCCGGTGGACGAGGATTTCCGGACCTGGGCCTGCCGGCACCTCGGCGAGGAGGCGATGGAAGCCGTCGCGGGACTCGTCGGCGTGATCACCTACGACGCCGATCCCGGCCGGCTGTCGGCGGCGTTCGTCTGGGAGCGGGCCCTGCGGGTGGGCGCGCCGCGCTATCCGGCGGCGCGGTACGTCGTCGGCGGCTGGGGGCGGGTGATCGACCGGATGGCCGCCCACGCGCGCGGTCTGGGCGTGCGGATCGAGACCGGCTCACGGGTGGACCGCCTGCCCGAGGACGTCCCCGTGATCGTGGCCACCTCGCTGGACGCCGCCAGGACGCTGTTCGGCGACGAGTCGCTGCGCTGGGAGAGCGGGAAGGCCGTGCTGCTCGATCTCGGCCTGAGCCGGCACCCCAGGGACCTCTTCCTCGTCTTCGACCTGGACGAGGGCGGTTTCCTGGAGCAGTACGGCAGGCCCGACGCCTCGCTCGCCCCGGCCGGGCACACTCTGGTCCAGTTGGAGATGCCCGTCAGAGCCGGCGAGTCCAGGGCCGAGGCGATCTCCCGGGTGGAGCGGCTGGCCGATTCCGGCCTGCCCGGCTGGCGGGAGCGGACGACCTGGCGGCGAGAGGCCGTCTCCACCGGCCGTACCGGAGCCCTGGACCTGCCGGGGCTCTCCTGGCGGGATCGGCCCGCGATCGACCGGGGGAACGGTGTCTGGCTGTCAGGAGACTCCGTCGCGGCTCCCGGTCTGCTCAGCGAGGTCTCCGTCCACAGCGCCCTGACCGCGGCGAAGGCCGCCCTCAAGACGGTCGGTCCGCGTGTCTCCGTGTGA
- the sigJ gene encoding RNA polymerase sigma factor SigJ: MAAERFEEHRALLTGVAYRVLGTLADAEDVVQEAWLRWTGVDASTVEDDRAYLIKVTTRLSIDRLRRVRAQRESYVGPWLPELVGTTPDVAEHVELSASVELALLVVLETLSPLERAVFVLREAFALPYAEIGEIIGRSEPATRQLARRGREHVQERRPRFDVDRDERRRLTERFVDAAAGGDLEALTAMLSADASLVGDGGGRVSAPLRVIAGADKVARFLISIGGQEGTRKFMRAAGADPASGFAVGFADVNGGPAAVMTADGRPIAVFSLVVGDGLIEAVFLVANPEKMSRL; encoded by the coding sequence ATGGCCGCCGAACGTTTCGAGGAACATCGCGCTCTGCTGACCGGTGTCGCCTACCGTGTCCTGGGCACCCTGGCGGACGCGGAGGACGTCGTCCAGGAGGCGTGGCTGCGCTGGACGGGGGTGGACGCCTCCACGGTCGAGGATGACCGGGCCTATCTGATCAAGGTGACGACACGGCTCTCCATCGACCGGCTGCGGCGGGTGAGAGCACAGCGCGAGTCGTATGTCGGGCCGTGGCTGCCCGAGCTGGTCGGCACCACCCCGGACGTGGCCGAGCACGTCGAGCTGAGCGCCTCGGTGGAGCTGGCGCTGCTCGTGGTGCTGGAGACCCTCTCCCCGCTGGAGCGCGCGGTGTTCGTGCTGCGGGAGGCGTTCGCCCTGCCGTACGCGGAGATAGGCGAGATCATCGGCCGCAGTGAGCCGGCGACCCGGCAGCTCGCCCGGCGGGGCAGGGAACACGTCCAGGAGCGCAGGCCGAGGTTCGACGTGGACCGGGACGAGCGGCGCAGGCTGACCGAGCGATTCGTCGACGCGGCCGCCGGCGGCGACCTGGAGGCGCTGACCGCGATGCTCAGCGCGGACGCGTCGCTGGTCGGCGACGGGGGCGGGCGGGTCAGCGCCCCGCTGCGGGTCATCGCGGGCGCGGACAAGGTGGCGCGCTTCCTCATCTCGATCGGCGGCCAGGAGGGCACGCGCAAGTTCATGAGGGCGGCGGGAGCCGATCCGGCCTCCGGCTTCGCGGTCGGGTTCGCCGACGTGAACGGCGGCCCCGCGGCGGTGATGACCGCCGACGGGCGCCCGATCGCGGTGTTCTCCCTGGTCGTCGGGGACGGCCTGATCGAGGCCGTCTTCCTGGTCGCGAACCCGGAGAAGATGTCGCGGCTCTGA
- a CDS encoding MFS transporter — translation MTGVTVAESSTEQQGRQLWLTLLALSTAGMVVSIQQTVVIPLLPRLMGTFGVSVAEVTWVFTASLLAAAVATPLLSRLGDMYGKKRMILITVGLLVLGSVVCALSGSLPVLIAGRALQGASSALIPLAIGMIRDSFPRARVMTAIGVVSATMGVGGSLGMIVTGLIADRTPSHHPVFWITAAVAAIALVLIAMSTRDGGNHAGGRPDLIGAGLLSAWLVCLMLGLSQGNAWGWGSGRIVGLFAAAAVLCAVWVFSQLWLRAPMVRLRLLVGRHSLQANLASMLLGFAMFGSFALVSSFIQTPPSAGYGFGGSVLDVGLYALPSTVTMLAASFMAGRLSARLGPACSLALGAALCAAGFGWFTLFNDSVLHLIGSNAVQGLGFGVGFAALGALAVQHVPMDQSGIASGINSLVRSIGGSVSGAATAALLTSITIAGTSVPSRRAYVLSFAIITASAVGSAVVALVSGMMAREVPGVG, via the coding sequence GTGACAGGCGTAACCGTCGCCGAATCGAGCACCGAACAGCAGGGCAGGCAGCTCTGGCTGACCCTGCTGGCGCTCTCCACGGCGGGGATGGTCGTCTCCATCCAGCAGACCGTGGTGATCCCGTTGCTGCCCCGCCTCATGGGCACCTTCGGGGTGTCGGTCGCCGAGGTTACCTGGGTCTTCACCGCCTCGCTGCTCGCGGCCGCGGTGGCCACGCCCCTGCTGTCCCGCCTCGGTGACATGTACGGCAAGAAGCGAATGATCCTGATCACCGTCGGGTTGCTCGTCCTGGGCTCGGTGGTCTGCGCCCTGTCCGGCTCCCTGCCGGTGCTGATCGCCGGGCGAGCCCTCCAGGGAGCCTCGTCGGCCCTGATCCCGCTGGCCATCGGCATGATCAGGGACAGCTTCCCGCGCGCCCGGGTCATGACGGCCATCGGTGTGGTCAGCGCGACGATGGGCGTCGGCGGCAGCCTCGGCATGATCGTCACCGGGCTCATCGCCGACCGGACCCCCAGCCACCACCCCGTCTTCTGGATCACGGCTGCGGTCGCCGCGATCGCCCTGGTGCTCATCGCGATGAGCACCCGCGACGGCGGGAACCACGCCGGGGGACGTCCCGACCTCATCGGCGCCGGACTGCTGTCGGCCTGGCTCGTCTGCCTGATGCTGGGGCTCTCCCAGGGCAACGCCTGGGGCTGGGGCTCCGGGCGCATCGTGGGGCTCTTCGCGGCCGCGGCGGTGCTCTGCGCGGTGTGGGTGTTCAGCCAGCTGTGGCTCCGGGCGCCGATGGTACGGCTCCGCCTGCTCGTCGGCCGGCACTCCCTGCAGGCGAACCTGGCGTCCATGCTGCTGGGCTTCGCGATGTTCGGCTCGTTCGCCCTGGTCTCCAGCTTCATCCAGACCCCGCCGTCCGCCGGATACGGCTTCGGCGGATCGGTCCTCGACGTCGGCCTCTACGCCCTGCCCAGCACCGTGACCATGCTGGCCGCGTCCTTCATGGCCGGCCGTCTGTCCGCTCGTCTCGGCCCCGCCTGCTCCCTCGCCCTCGGCGCGGCCCTGTGCGCGGCCGGGTTCGGCTGGTTCACCCTCTTCAACGACTCGGTTCTCCACCTCATCGGCTCCAACGCCGTGCAGGGCCTGGGCTTCGGGGTCGGCTTCGCGGCGCTGGGGGCGCTGGCCGTACAGCACGTGCCCATGGACCAGAGCGGCATCGCAAGCGGCATCAACTCCCTGGTCCGCTCCATCGGCGGCAGCGTCTCCGGCGCCGCCACCGCCGCGCTCCTCACCTCGATCACCATCGCGGGAACCTCCGTCCCCTCGCGCCGCGCCTACGTCCTGTCCTTCGCGATCATCACCGCGAGCGCCGTGGGGTCCGCCGTGGTCGCCCTTGTCTCCGGAATGATGGCGCGGGAGGTGCCTGGAGTCGGTTAA
- a CDS encoding diacylglycerol/lipid kinase family protein: MLLQKQNVGTVAVIAHQKKSLGGGLDELRRLLADEGVEKLLWYEVPKSKKAPKQVRKALKEGADLVLIWGGDGMVQRCVDALAGSGVTVGVIPAGTANLFAQNLDIPEDLPEAVRIAFHGESRKLDLGMVNGEHFAVMAGVGFDAEMIKDADRGLKDRLGRAAYVWTGLRHIRGELVRMEVKIDGVKWFEGEASCLLLGNVGTITGGIEAFDDARPDDGWLEIGVTTAKGPIQWARVLGQMSAGRSDESPFVRMTRARKISVKLAVPMTYELDGGAKGTVTELKAKVVPGGITIRVPVRKPADSGSGES; this comes from the coding sequence ATGCTGCTGCAGAAGCAGAACGTCGGCACGGTCGCGGTGATAGCCCACCAGAAGAAGTCGCTCGGCGGCGGACTCGACGAGTTGCGCAGGCTCCTCGCCGACGAGGGAGTCGAGAAGCTGCTCTGGTACGAGGTGCCCAAGAGCAAGAAGGCGCCCAAGCAGGTGCGCAAGGCGCTCAAGGAAGGCGCCGACCTGGTCCTGATATGGGGCGGGGACGGCATGGTGCAGCGCTGCGTGGACGCGCTCGCCGGCTCCGGCGTGACCGTGGGCGTCATCCCGGCGGGGACGGCCAACCTCTTCGCCCAGAACCTCGACATTCCCGAGGACCTGCCCGAGGCCGTGCGGATCGCCTTCCACGGCGAGAGCCGGAAACTGGACCTCGGCATGGTCAACGGAGAACACTTCGCCGTCATGGCGGGGGTCGGCTTCGACGCCGAGATGATCAAGGATGCCGACCGCGGGCTGAAGGACAGGCTGGGCCGGGCGGCCTATGTCTGGACCGGGCTGCGGCACATCCGGGGTGAGCTCGTGCGGATGGAGGTCAAGATAGACGGGGTGAAGTGGTTCGAGGGGGAGGCGAGCTGCCTGTTGCTGGGCAACGTGGGCACCATCACCGGCGGCATCGAGGCCTTCGACGACGCGCGCCCCGACGACGGGTGGCTGGAGATCGGCGTGACCACGGCGAAGGGGCCCATCCAGTGGGCCCGCGTGCTCGGGCAGATGAGCGCCGGGCGCTCCGACGAGTCGCCCTTCGTCCGGATGACCCGAGCCCGCAAGATCAGCGTCAAGCTCGCCGTCCCGATGACCTATGAGCTCGACGGCGGAGCCAAGGGCACCGTCACCGAGCTCAAGGCCAAGGTGGTCCCCGGCGGCATCACCATCCGGGTCCCGGTCCGGAAGCCCGCCGACTCCGGTTCCGGAGAGTCTTGA
- a CDS encoding MerR family transcriptional regulator, giving the protein MFSIGEFAQLGRVSVRMLRHYDAIGLLQPAHVDPASGHRFYQADQLSRLNRVIALKDLGFTLHQVSSILDGRIDTAELYGMVRLRRAELEERIATDTARLLRVEVRLKTIAKEGHMHTDEVLLKRIPPTRVAELTAVAASYDGEDIGPVIQPLFSDLCLRLRNAGVEITGYGIARYEPEADGRVTVHAGMQVSVGASDDYDFAIVDLPEIESAATIIHRGSMEQVGPTFQTLAHWIDEHGYRGVGLAREVSIDCPDDHDKWVTELQMTVTTA; this is encoded by the coding sequence GTGTTCAGCATCGGAGAGTTCGCCCAGCTCGGCCGCGTGTCGGTGCGCATGTTGCGCCACTACGACGCGATCGGCCTGCTCCAGCCCGCCCACGTCGACCCGGCCAGCGGCCACCGCTTCTACCAGGCCGACCAGTTGTCGCGGCTCAACCGCGTCATCGCCCTGAAGGACCTCGGCTTCACCCTGCACCAGGTCAGCTCGATCCTGGACGGGCGGATCGACACGGCCGAGCTCTACGGGATGGTACGGCTACGCCGCGCCGAGTTGGAGGAACGGATCGCGACGGACACGGCGCGGCTGCTCCGGGTGGAGGTACGGCTCAAGACCATCGCGAAGGAAGGTCACATGCACACCGATGAGGTTCTCCTCAAGCGGATCCCCCCGACGCGCGTGGCGGAGCTCACCGCCGTCGCGGCGAGCTACGACGGCGAGGACATCGGCCCCGTCATCCAGCCGCTCTTCAGCGACCTGTGCCTGCGGCTCCGCAACGCCGGGGTGGAGATCACCGGCTACGGCATCGCCCGTTACGAGCCCGAGGCCGACGGGCGGGTGACCGTGCACGCGGGAATGCAGGTCTCCGTGGGGGCGAGCGACGACTACGACTTCGCGATCGTGGACCTGCCGGAGATCGAGTCGGCCGCCACGATCATCCACCGGGGCTCGATGGAGCAGGTGGGCCCGACGTTCCAGACCCTGGCCCACTGGATCGACGAGCACGGTTACCGCGGCGTCGGGCTGGCCCGCGAGGTCTCCATCGACTGTCCCGACGACCACGACAAATGGGTGACCGAGCTGCAGATGACCGTCACGACCGCATAG
- a CDS encoding SCO6745 family protein gives MTDLRLARQSWRRLEPVHGMIYFVPEATERYAALGLDFHTGYFASRGAALGPASAELVIATFYNFCPTLVRQALPGAWKIVTPEKMIEARLDAADAALRRAGIHEIESLAETTALARRAAEKACEHLQGRPLFAAHAALPWPSEPLLQLWHAQTLLREFRGDGHVAMLLSEEVGPLDALVLHAATGSVPTVFLKASRAWPEEEWAAAEERLRERGLLAGDELTERGRELRQRIEDRTDELALPAYAALSDDELARLAELARVFGRAVVDAGLLAIAS, from the coding sequence ATGACCGACCTCCGGCTCGCCCGCCAGTCCTGGCGTCGTCTGGAGCCCGTCCACGGAATGATCTATTTCGTTCCCGAGGCCACTGAGCGCTACGCCGCCCTCGGCCTGGATTTCCATACCGGCTACTTCGCCTCTCGCGGGGCGGCCTTGGGGCCCGCCTCCGCCGAGCTGGTCATCGCGACCTTCTACAACTTCTGCCCCACCCTGGTACGGCAGGCGCTCCCGGGAGCCTGGAAGATCGTGACCCCGGAGAAGATGATCGAGGCGCGCCTCGACGCGGCCGACGCGGCTCTGCGCCGGGCCGGGATCCACGAGATCGAGTCCCTCGCCGAGACGACCGCACTGGCCAGGCGCGCCGCGGAGAAGGCGTGCGAGCACCTCCAGGGCCGCCCGTTGTTCGCCGCGCACGCCGCGCTGCCGTGGCCCTCGGAGCCGCTGCTGCAGCTCTGGCACGCCCAGACCCTGCTGCGCGAGTTCCGGGGGGACGGGCACGTGGCGATGTTGCTGAGCGAGGAGGTCGGCCCGCTGGACGCGCTGGTCCTGCACGCCGCGACCGGGAGTGTCCCAACGGTCTTCCTGAAGGCGAGCCGGGCCTGGCCTGAGGAGGAGTGGGCCGCGGCGGAGGAAAGGCTACGCGAACGCGGGCTGCTGGCGGGTGACGAGCTCACCGAGCGGGGCCGGGAGCTCAGGCAGCGGATCGAGGACCGCACCGACGAGCTGGCACTGCCGGCCTACGCCGCCCTCTCCGATGACGAGCTCGCCCGGCTGGCCGAGCTGGCCCGGGTCTTCGGCCGGGCCGTGGTGGACGCGGGGCTGCTCGCCATCGCCTCCTGA